In Triticum urartu cultivar G1812 chromosome 6, Tu2.1, whole genome shotgun sequence, the following proteins share a genomic window:
- the LOC125514963 gene encoding alpha-1,3-arabinosyltransferase XAT3-like isoform X1: MSRIASSLNVGFVAGVLFVLLVYFLVQQQEAISSLSVATTAAVSQWMTDKQLIKAPGEIQQIKAPGEILVASDVHRIADKQPIQDPDVASDVQPISDKEPIHDSEKGEVVCTTESETLGHSETCEVDGDVRTNGTALSVTLVPASWKERREWMISPYSKAEIIVKNVTVTQLQDRATAPPCTVTHSMPAVLFAIAGHAGNYWHDYTDILVPLFVASRRYRGEVTFLISNIQYRPEWLVKYKTLLRGLSKHAWVDMEGDTEVRCFPHVTVGLRVDKELTIVPEVVPGGPLSMADFTRFLRETYGLPRGAAVSLTREPDKKPRLLLIHRGHYRLFLNEPEIAQAAEAAGFETVMMELRANASEAEQARVVNSFDVLLGMHGAGLTNALHLPPGGVVIQVVPYGNIEVLARAEFSEPVTDMGLKYLDYSVSVEESSLLETLGPEHPAIKDPESIHRSGWTNMFEFYLAKQNVRINTTRFAPTLAQAFDHLRQQ; this comes from the exons ATGAGCAGAATCGCGTCCTCACTCAACGTcggcttcgtcgccggcgtcctCTTTGTGCTCCTCGTCTATTTCCTCGTCCAGCAGCAGGAGGCGATCAGCAGCCTCAGCG TTGCCACTACGGCGGCAGTATCACAATGGATGACGGATAAACAGCTGATCAAGGCCCCTGGTGAAATACAACAGATTAAAGCTCCTGGTGAAATAC TTGTCGCTTCTGATGTGCATCGGATCGCGGACAAACAGCCGATTCAAGATCCAG ATGTCGCTTCTGACGTGCAGCCGATCTCGGACAAAGAGCCGATTCATGATTCAG AGAAAGGCGAGGTGGTGTGTACCACGGAGAGCGAGACCCTCGGTCACTCTGAAACTTGCGAAGTCGACGGCGACGTCCGCACCAACGGCACTGCCTTGTCGGTGACCCTCGTCCCGGCGAGCTGGAAGGAGCGCCGCGAGTGGATGATCTCACCATACTCGAAAGCGGAGATCATCGTCAAGAACGTCACCGTGACGCAGCTGCAGGACCGGGCCACCGCCCCGCCGTGCACGGTGACCCACAGCATGCCGGCCGTCCTGTTCGCAATCGCCGGGCACGCGGGCAACTACTGGCATGACTACACCGACATTCTGGTGCCACTCTTCGTCGCGTCGCGGCGGTACCGCGGCGAGGTCACGTTCCTGATCAGCAACATCCAGTATAGGCCGGAGTGGCTGGTCAAGTACAAGACCTTGTTGCGGGGGCTGTCCAAGCACGCGTGGGTGGACATGGAGGGCGACACGGAGGTGCGGTGCTTCCCGCACGTCACGGTGGGGCTCCGCGTCGACAAGGAGCTGACGATCGTCCCCGAGGTGGTGCCGGGGGGCCCCCTCTCCATGGCGGACTTCACCCGATTCCTGCGCGAGACCTACGGTCTCCCACGCGGCGCGGCGGTCAGCCTGACCCGTGAGCCGGACAAGAAGCCGCGGCTGCTGCTGATCCACCGGGGGCACTACCGCCTGTTCCTGAACGAGCCGGAGATAGCGcaagcggcggaggcggcggggttCGAGACGGTGATGATGGAGCTGCGGGCCAACGCGTCCGAGGCGGAGCAGGCGCGGGTGGTGAACTCGTTCGACGTGCTGCTGGGCATGCACGGAGCCGGGCTGACGAACGCGTTGCACCTGCCGCCGGGCGGCGTGGTGATCCAGGTGGTGCCGTACGGGAACATAGAGGTCCTGGCGAGGGCGGAGTTCAGCGAGCCCGTGACGGACATGGGGCTCAAGTACCTGGATTACAGCGTGAGCGTGGAGGAGAGCTCGCTGCTGGAGACGTTGGGGCCGGAGCACCCGGCGATCAAGGATCCCGAATCCATCCACCGCAGCGGCTGGACCAACATGTTCGAGTTCTACCTCGCTAAGCAGAACGTCCGCATCAACACCACCCGCTTCGCGCCAACCCTGGCGCAAGCGTTCGACCACCTACGCCAACAGTAA
- the LOC125514963 gene encoding alpha-1,3-arabinosyltransferase XAT3-like isoform X2 codes for MAKLIHTGMCCLASELIHVASDVQPISDKEPIHDSEKGEVVCTTESETLGHSETCEVDGDVRTNGTALSVTLVPASWKERREWMISPYSKAEIIVKNVTVTQLQDRATAPPCTVTHSMPAVLFAIAGHAGNYWHDYTDILVPLFVASRRYRGEVTFLISNIQYRPEWLVKYKTLLRGLSKHAWVDMEGDTEVRCFPHVTVGLRVDKELTIVPEVVPGGPLSMADFTRFLRETYGLPRGAAVSLTREPDKKPRLLLIHRGHYRLFLNEPEIAQAAEAAGFETVMMELRANASEAEQARVVNSFDVLLGMHGAGLTNALHLPPGGVVIQVVPYGNIEVLARAEFSEPVTDMGLKYLDYSVSVEESSLLETLGPEHPAIKDPESIHRSGWTNMFEFYLAKQNVRINTTRFAPTLAQAFDHLRQQ; via the exons ATGGCTAAATTAATACACACAGGCATGTGTTGCCTAGCCAGTGAATTAATAC ATGTCGCTTCTGACGTGCAGCCGATCTCGGACAAAGAGCCGATTCATGATTCAG AGAAAGGCGAGGTGGTGTGTACCACGGAGAGCGAGACCCTCGGTCACTCTGAAACTTGCGAAGTCGACGGCGACGTCCGCACCAACGGCACTGCCTTGTCGGTGACCCTCGTCCCGGCGAGCTGGAAGGAGCGCCGCGAGTGGATGATCTCACCATACTCGAAAGCGGAGATCATCGTCAAGAACGTCACCGTGACGCAGCTGCAGGACCGGGCCACCGCCCCGCCGTGCACGGTGACCCACAGCATGCCGGCCGTCCTGTTCGCAATCGCCGGGCACGCGGGCAACTACTGGCATGACTACACCGACATTCTGGTGCCACTCTTCGTCGCGTCGCGGCGGTACCGCGGCGAGGTCACGTTCCTGATCAGCAACATCCAGTATAGGCCGGAGTGGCTGGTCAAGTACAAGACCTTGTTGCGGGGGCTGTCCAAGCACGCGTGGGTGGACATGGAGGGCGACACGGAGGTGCGGTGCTTCCCGCACGTCACGGTGGGGCTCCGCGTCGACAAGGAGCTGACGATCGTCCCCGAGGTGGTGCCGGGGGGCCCCCTCTCCATGGCGGACTTCACCCGATTCCTGCGCGAGACCTACGGTCTCCCACGCGGCGCGGCGGTCAGCCTGACCCGTGAGCCGGACAAGAAGCCGCGGCTGCTGCTGATCCACCGGGGGCACTACCGCCTGTTCCTGAACGAGCCGGAGATAGCGcaagcggcggaggcggcggggttCGAGACGGTGATGATGGAGCTGCGGGCCAACGCGTCCGAGGCGGAGCAGGCGCGGGTGGTGAACTCGTTCGACGTGCTGCTGGGCATGCACGGAGCCGGGCTGACGAACGCGTTGCACCTGCCGCCGGGCGGCGTGGTGATCCAGGTGGTGCCGTACGGGAACATAGAGGTCCTGGCGAGGGCGGAGTTCAGCGAGCCCGTGACGGACATGGGGCTCAAGTACCTGGATTACAGCGTGAGCGTGGAGGAGAGCTCGCTGCTGGAGACGTTGGGGCCGGAGCACCCGGCGATCAAGGATCCCGAATCCATCCACCGCAGCGGCTGGACCAACATGTTCGAGTTCTACCTCGCTAAGCAGAACGTCCGCATCAACACCACCCGCTTCGCGCCAACCCTGGCGCAAGCGTTCGACCACCTACGCCAACAGTAA